One Glycine max cultivar Williams 82 chromosome 4, Glycine_max_v4.0, whole genome shotgun sequence DNA segment encodes these proteins:
- the LOC100815524 gene encoding kinesin-like protein KIN-8A isoform X1: MPASTRSQTVPNESNSEHDALKEKMKSLLALYEQHKQKHGAAAAAPPPSKNPSLKTGTRILVFVRVRPLAKKEMEAGSRCCVRIVDRRDVYLTEFASEKDYLRLKRLRGRHFAFDASFPDSATQQDVYSTTTSELVEAVLQGRNGSVFCYGATGAGKTYTMLGTVESPGVMVLAIKDLFNKIRMRSYDGNHAVHLSYLEVYNETVRDLLSPGRPLVLREDKQGIVAAGLTQYRAYSTDEVMALLQQGNRSRTTEPTRANETSSRSHAILQVVVEYRVRDAAMNIIKKMGKLSLIDLAGSERALATDQRTVRSLEGANINRSLLALSSCINALVEGKKHIPYRNSKLTQLLKDSLGGSCNTVMIANISPSNLAFGETQNTLHWADRAKEIRTKAINANEDLLPVPETETDQAKLVLELQKENRELRMQLARQHQKIMTLQAHSSAPPTPPSATSLLSTPPTSAPPSEKRRTRPSLLAATHFTPEAKNKGDEVAVTIRTLQQRVKALEAELERVKKDYSLQLKQKDDVIRELSQKGGKKVVATRASLRPKEANTGELKSPSYRFWSPVQTAKKRSFWDITTANSPSVTTLNGRKTRSHLISEPTAHPSMLLQPGFARKKGDI, translated from the exons ATGCCGGCGTCAACTCGGTCCCAGACTGTACCGAACGAGTCAAACTCGGAACACGATGCCCTAAAGGAGAAGATGAAATCGCTTCTTGCGTTGTACGAGCAGCACAAGCAGAAGCACGGTGCTGCTGCAGCAGCACCTCCTCCCAGCAAGAACCCTTCTTTGAAGACTGGGACCCGCATTCTGGTGTTCGTTAGGGTTAGGCCGTTGGCGAAGAAGGAAATGGAAGCGGGTTCACGGTGCTGCGTCAGAATCGTCGATCGCCGCGACGTTTACCTAACGGAGTTTGCGTCCGAGAAGGATTACCTCAGGCTGAAGAGGCTCAGGGGTCGCCATTTTGCCTTCGATGCTTCGTTTCCCGATTCGGCTACTCAGCAAGACGTTTATTCCACCAC AACCTCAGAACTTGTGGAAGCAGTTCTGCAAGGGAGGAATGGATCAGTTTTCTGTTATGGTGCCACCGGAGCTGGAAAAACTTATACAATGCTTGGTACAGTGGAGAGCCCTGGTGTAATGGTGTTGGCAATTAAGGATTTGTTCAATAAAATTAGGATGAGAAGTTATGATGGAAACCATGCGGTTCATTTGTCCTATCTTGAGGTTTATAATGAAACTGTCAGGGATTTGCTTTCACCTGGAAGACCTCTGGTTCTCAGAGAAGATAAACAG GGGATTGTTGCAGCGGGTCTTACACAATACCGAGCTTATTCCACTGATGAA GTGATGGCATTGCTTCAACAAGGAAATCGGAGCAGAACCACAGAACCAACTCGTGCAAACGAAACATCTTCACGCTCCCATGCTATTTTGCAG GTTGTGGTTGAGTACCGAGTTAGAGATGCTGCaatgaatattattaaaaaaatgggcAAGCTCTCACTGATTGATCTTGCAGGGTCAGAGAGAGCTCTTGCCACAGATCAAAGAACAGTTAGATCTCTTGAGGGTGCCAATATAAACCGATCTCTTCTGGCTCTAAGCAGCTGCATTAATGCTCTTGTAGAAGGCAAGAAGCACATACCATACCGAAATTCAAAACTCACTCAACTTCTCAAAGACTCATTAGGAGGATCATGCAACACAGTCATGATTGCAAACATAAGCCCAAGTAACCTCGCATTCGGTGAAACACAGAACACCCTTCATTGGGCTGACAGAGCTAAGGAGATTCGAACAAAG GCAATTAATGCAAATGAGGACCTATTGCCAGTGCCTGAGACAGAAACAGACCAGGCCAAGCTAGTACTTGAGCTGCAAAAGGAGAATCGTGAATTGCGAATGCAGCTAGCACGACAGCATCAGAAGATTATGACACTCCAAGCACATTCCTCAGCTCCCCCAACACCACCTTCAGCTACATCTCTTCTTTCCACTCCTCCAACTTCTGCCCCACCAAGTGAAAAACGAAGGACCAGGCCCTCTTTGTTAGCTGCAACACATTTCACTCCAGAGGCCAAGAACAAGGGAGATGAGGTAGCTGTTACAATCAGAACACTTCAACAAAGAGTTAAAGCCTTGGAGGCAGAGCTAGAGAGAGTGAAAAAGGATTACAGCTTGCAGCTAAAGCAGAAAGATGATGTCATTCGTGAGCTTTCACAAAAGGGTGGGAAAAAAGTGGTAGCAACAAGGGCTAGTCTACGGCCAAAGGAGGCAAACACTGGAGAATTGAAGAGTCCAAGCTATCGTTTTTGGTCACCAGTACAAACTGCAAAGAAACGAAGCTTTTGGGACATAACTACTGCTAACAGCCCGTCAGTCACCACATTGAATGGGAGAAAAACTAGAAGTCATCTCATTTCTGAACCTACTGCACATCCATCTATGCTTCTTCAG CCCGGATTTGCTCGAAAAAAGGGCGATATTTAA
- the LOC100815524 gene encoding kinesin-like protein KIN-8A isoform X2, with the protein MLRFPIRLLSKTFIPPQLVEAVLQGRNGSVFCYGATGAGKTYTMLGTVESPGVMVLAIKDLFNKIRMRSYDGNHAVHLSYLEVYNETVRDLLSPGRPLVLREDKQGIVAAGLTQYRAYSTDEVMALLQQGNRSRTTEPTRANETSSRSHAILQVVVEYRVRDAAMNIIKKMGKLSLIDLAGSERALATDQRTVRSLEGANINRSLLALSSCINALVEGKKHIPYRNSKLTQLLKDSLGGSCNTVMIANISPSNLAFGETQNTLHWADRAKEIRTKAINANEDLLPVPETETDQAKLVLELQKENRELRMQLARQHQKIMTLQAHSSAPPTPPSATSLLSTPPTSAPPSEKRRTRPSLLAATHFTPEAKNKGDEVAVTIRTLQQRVKALEAELERVKKDYSLQLKQKDDVIRELSQKGGKKVVATRASLRPKEANTGELKSPSYRFWSPVQTAKKRSFWDITTANSPSVTTLNGRKTRSHLISEPTAHPSMLLQPGFARKKGDI; encoded by the exons ATGCTTCGTTTCCCGATTCGGCTACTCAGCAAGACGTTTATTCCACCAC AACTTGTGGAAGCAGTTCTGCAAGGGAGGAATGGATCAGTTTTCTGTTATGGTGCCACCGGAGCTGGAAAAACTTATACAATGCTTGGTACAGTGGAGAGCCCTGGTGTAATGGTGTTGGCAATTAAGGATTTGTTCAATAAAATTAGGATGAGAAGTTATGATGGAAACCATGCGGTTCATTTGTCCTATCTTGAGGTTTATAATGAAACTGTCAGGGATTTGCTTTCACCTGGAAGACCTCTGGTTCTCAGAGAAGATAAACAG GGGATTGTTGCAGCGGGTCTTACACAATACCGAGCTTATTCCACTGATGAA GTGATGGCATTGCTTCAACAAGGAAATCGGAGCAGAACCACAGAACCAACTCGTGCAAACGAAACATCTTCACGCTCCCATGCTATTTTGCAG GTTGTGGTTGAGTACCGAGTTAGAGATGCTGCaatgaatattattaaaaaaatgggcAAGCTCTCACTGATTGATCTTGCAGGGTCAGAGAGAGCTCTTGCCACAGATCAAAGAACAGTTAGATCTCTTGAGGGTGCCAATATAAACCGATCTCTTCTGGCTCTAAGCAGCTGCATTAATGCTCTTGTAGAAGGCAAGAAGCACATACCATACCGAAATTCAAAACTCACTCAACTTCTCAAAGACTCATTAGGAGGATCATGCAACACAGTCATGATTGCAAACATAAGCCCAAGTAACCTCGCATTCGGTGAAACACAGAACACCCTTCATTGGGCTGACAGAGCTAAGGAGATTCGAACAAAG GCAATTAATGCAAATGAGGACCTATTGCCAGTGCCTGAGACAGAAACAGACCAGGCCAAGCTAGTACTTGAGCTGCAAAAGGAGAATCGTGAATTGCGAATGCAGCTAGCACGACAGCATCAGAAGATTATGACACTCCAAGCACATTCCTCAGCTCCCCCAACACCACCTTCAGCTACATCTCTTCTTTCCACTCCTCCAACTTCTGCCCCACCAAGTGAAAAACGAAGGACCAGGCCCTCTTTGTTAGCTGCAACACATTTCACTCCAGAGGCCAAGAACAAGGGAGATGAGGTAGCTGTTACAATCAGAACACTTCAACAAAGAGTTAAAGCCTTGGAGGCAGAGCTAGAGAGAGTGAAAAAGGATTACAGCTTGCAGCTAAAGCAGAAAGATGATGTCATTCGTGAGCTTTCACAAAAGGGTGGGAAAAAAGTGGTAGCAACAAGGGCTAGTCTACGGCCAAAGGAGGCAAACACTGGAGAATTGAAGAGTCCAAGCTATCGTTTTTGGTCACCAGTACAAACTGCAAAGAAACGAAGCTTTTGGGACATAACTACTGCTAACAGCCCGTCAGTCACCACATTGAATGGGAGAAAAACTAGAAGTCATCTCATTTCTGAACCTACTGCACATCCATCTATGCTTCTTCAG CCCGGATTTGCTCGAAAAAAGGGCGATATTTAA